atttgcgtgtgtgtgtatgtgtgtgatatcGCTAGCACATGTTTCCAGGTGGCATTGTACCAAAGCAGGAAGTTCGGTttcaaagttcgaggtgaaatatttacggagtataAGCAGGTGCagcttaaagtttgttttgtttaacgacaccactggagcagactgatttattaattatcggctattggatatcaaatatttggtaattttgacatttagtcctAGAgagaaaccccgctacattattccattagtagccatgaatcttttatatgcaccattccacaaccaggatagcacataccacggcctttgatataccagtcgtggtgcaatggctggaacaagaaatagcccaatgggcccaccgacggcagGTGCGGCTCATGTGTTCAAATACTATTTTTCATTGccaataaatagataaataaataaataaataaatacacatttatttatttagtatatatttgttatgcagtatacactAGAGGTTAAATCTAGTTCGGGGTACCCAGATAATGGCACTGCGATTTTCAGCAAAGGTAAGGgttgataataaaaatgttaaaaatcatcaaattacttaaatggtatgtgccaccccattttcttgcaggtaggttaaatgtgaggtgccaaatttgtttttggtgtgtttGATATGCtgtttatatcagttttattagtaaatgttaacattatcggcaataggaattgatttggtacatAGGAGGGGCAGTGTAAAGTGCACAGGGGAGATAACTATATATTTCTACGTTGTCATGTGTAGTAAAGGGAATGAACTCTAAGTTATAACGATAACAACCTCTACTGTTGTAATGTGTTCAATGTTCGTGTTACGAACGTTGTCTAAAGGTATAATACCGCATATATATATGCTGACGACAGTGAATAAGATAACGTGTATTTCTACCACTGTTCACTGAGCAGCTGTTGTTTCCTGTTAATTGTGTTTTGCCGCTAATCGACTGTCAGCAGTGGAAATTGACCAACTTGAGAATTTGGTCTTGGTTCAAAGGTCACTCCGAAGTCTTAGATTTAAAGCTGCGGCGTCGAGTATTACTTtacgtttttattattgtttatccatttagaatagatcatgCACATAAATGCTTTTAATCttaggggcgtgacgtagccccttgataaagcgctcgcctggtgcgcggttggcctaggatcgatccctgtcggtcaGCCCATTGTGTTAAAGGCCTATTTctttccaggcagtgcaccacgactggtatatcaaaggccctgtCAGTGTgctagtgtatataaaagatctcttgctactaatggaaaaatgtagtgggtttcttcgcTAAGAAGGGCCAGGATgttggcccagtggtaaagcattcacttgatgcgtggtcggtctgggatcgatccccatcggtgggcccattgggctatttctcattccagccagtgcaccatggctggtatatcaaaggatgtggtatgtgttatcctgtctgtgggatggtgcatataaaagatcccttgctgctaattgaaaagagtagcccatgaagtggcaacagcaggtttcctctctcaatatctgtgtggtccttaaccatatatctgatgcaatataaccataaataaaatgtgttgagtgtgtcgttaaataaaatatttctttccttcctcgCTAAGACCatacataaaaattaccaaatgtttgacatccaatagccaatgattaataaatcaatgtacactagtggtgttgttaaacaaaacaaactttataaatgtTCTTACTGTTGCATGCCATTATTTCTTATCATTTTTGAGGTGGGATCTAGCTCCGTCGGTAAAGCACTCTACTGAGATGCTtgtgtcataggatcaaaccacctcagttgacccattttctgattggttttttccccatcccaaccagtgcccatcaactggtaaatcaaatgTGGTCTGTGTTGTCCTGtccatgggaaagtgcatattaaaaaaaaccttgctgctaataaaaaaatgaagcaggtttcctataaaactactagtagtatgtttgcatgaataaactttctgtaatagtgaaatttgcaagttttaatttctttacGTCTACAGGTCACAACGTAACCAATAAATTTTTTACTTTgcataaatgtaattttgtgtACCCCACACGCGAATAGAATGGCGGTtcacgtgaaatattgtgccctgtacatgttttttgtaaaaagttTGTTGTTGCTTGTgtgaaagcaaaagtaggaatAAATCTTCTATCTGTTAGTAGAAATACAGCTTACAATAAATAGATTtcaactgtatacatgtagcttatagttcattttattataaagtaacCTTTAATAATTCTCCATTTTAAAACTGAGAAGTGGGGTGCTATTACACTTGTTtggattacaaaatataaaaaatatgaatgTAGTTATTGATAACCACTGATAGAAATCATATGcatatatgtgtattattgATAACCACTGATAGAAatcatatgcatatatatatgtattattgatAACCACTGATAGAAatcatatgcatatatatatgtattattgatAACCACTGATAGAAaccatatgtatatatatatatatgtattattgaGCATTAAATTAGTAAAAGGTGTAGTACattgaaacctctcaagaccggattctttacagagtccctttttgaaaagcaggacagaacttaacctctctaaacctttgaaaaccagacatttttcttgGTCCCAATGGTGTCCGGTTtggaggggtttcactgtagcaatatttacattttgacTCGTTTTACATTCACTTGAATTTGTTGCCAGACCAAATGAGTTTTACTTTTAAGAATAAATTATTTTCACTGTCCTTTATTTTGTGTAGGTTGTGTACTGAGGTCGGGTTACAACATAATCCGTACGATGTGCAGCGCTGAAACACCCAAATTTGAAACTCTCCAGTTGACTCGCCCTAGAGAGTTTGTGGTGCAAGTTGAGTTAAGTCGACCAGAGAAGAGGAATGCTATGAATACAGCTTTCTGGAGGTACAGACATGTatcagtatatacatatacattgtagCATGAATAAGCTTTCTGGAGGTACAGACATGTatcagtatatacatatacattgtagCATTAATAAGCTTTCTGGAGGTACAGACATGTAATAGTATATACATTGTAGCATTAATAAGTTTTCTGGAGGTACAGACATGTATcagtatatacataaacactGTAGCATGAATATGCTTTCTGGAGGTACAGACATGTatcagtatatacatatatatacattgtagcaTGAATATGCTTTCTGGAGGTACatcagggaatattttgttttcaaaattttaattaacaacagatgttaattgattcattaattaGCAACTACTATATGTAAACCATTTAGGATTTTGTAACAATCTCTGCATAGCGAATCGTGATGCAATGTTACCTATACTATTAGTTACGCGGTTTTTGCCAGGGCGTACGGGATTGTACGCTCCTTCAAATTCTGTATTTCCTGAGGCGAAGCCAAAGGAAATACAGAATTTGAAGGGGCGTACAATCCCGTACGCCCTGGCAAAAACCGTGTAAtgaatttattaccttttagatctttttcaaacattttgaacaaaTCACACAAAGATTTATaaggtttaaaatatttttataagataaaatttcaaatttctgTATGATTTCCGAATCGTTTAGCCATTGTAGCGAGCTGTCAAACGCAGACGATTTGTAAACAAAGGGGGGCAACTCTTATCACCTTAATGACATGGGTGTTgtcaatttataaataaaaattattacacgGAAAACTACCAAACAACTGATTACACTCGGGCACATAGATATTTATCAAACTATACTTACCCGTATAACATTCCAAAGAATGCATGTCATGCGTTTTTCAAAGAAATAGTTTTGTTATAGTTCGGTCGCCTACACAGTGATAGTTCCCGCCATTAAATTTACAATGCAGTAGCACGAGTATGCGAAAATCAAcgattttctatattttttggTTATAACATGTTCAAGaaagtatgtatttaaaaataataaagtaataaaaaaacacttacCATAAATCGCAATCTCTTTCAAACAGAATTCAATACGTATTTCCTAGTTTAAGAGCTGAGGCGCGagagtgaaaaaacaaaacgataaCAATTCTGCCGAACTTACAAAGCGGAAGTCACGTGACAGTTTCGTACACCCTGGCAAATTTTGTATTGGTGCCCAAATTCTGTATTGACCCGGAAAATGACACGGTGTACCTATGGTATGGATTagctattgaccaatcaaaacgcatgaaatttatctaaaaggtaataaatacatgtatacaaggtATAAACTACCCATAACTATGATTCACGGCTGTATTCcatgttgttgtattttgtagGGAGATGGTGGAGTGTTTTAACTACCTCAGTGATGACACAGACTGTCGAGTGGTTGTGGTCTCTGCGGCAGGCAAAATGTTCACAGCAGGTATTATAAATCATcaagtggtatcgttaaacaataccatttttttgttttatattataaatcataaaatattagcaatcttaaagtgacagatgctggtttttaaacactaaggaatatttttcattattagagccatttttgacaactgaaataaGTCATTactaagattttattgtttagattatccatttccgtacatccaaagTTTTTCTGttcatcctgatgtttttaatatcgcaaaatgcatttgtttttttgtttttttgtgggttttttcaatgtgTCGGACAAGAaatggttatggagtcgagttctaGTCTGTTTATTACGGGTATTTCACCATGTGAACATCACAAACTCTTATTTCACTCTGCTGTAACTTTATagagatgtgttacaggtttgtagatttatAACTAAACTTAGCATCCATTTCTACAGGTTAAAACTATGGCACTGTTACGCATGTCAATACAATACAAGTGTGCTAGGATTAAGAAACTCACCGGTTACGCAAATACAGTTAATGTAACCCAACAATCGGTTACAATGGTAAAAATAATgtgaatgttttaaatattttcccagAGGCTAGTATATGTAGGTTCACTTATTAAGTTGACCTTTCTATTAGGTATTGACCTCACGGATCTCGATGGTCTTGTTGGAACGCTGCAGTCTAAAATGGATGTGGGACGGAAAGCGTTTGTTGCAAAGAAGACTATCAAAGCGTATCAAGAAACATTCTCGGTTATTGAGAAagtatgtattataatttataatgaaatatttgttgaataacttgttttataaatttcagCTCCAGATGGGTTTTGAAAACATAGAAGCTAACAATTTTAGTAAATGCAAAATGAAGAAACTTTGAAAAAATGAAGGTTGCCAAATAAaacctctttaaaaaaaaaaaaaaaaaaaaatgtgttttagatTGGAGTGAGGTAATACTGATTTAATGTGGTTCTTCTTGAATATCATTATCAGATTCATAGTTGTTGATAACTagattcatatttttatagtgaatgtacattgtattaattTTCATGACCCAGTtcaatgtatgtattatttcaGTGTCCAAAGCCTGTTATTGCAGCTATCCACAATGCATGTATTGGAGGTGGGATTGATATGACGTCAGCCTGTGACATTCGGTACTGTTCACAAGATGCCTGGTTCCAAATCAAGGTGAAGCATTAATattctgtgttgttgttttttaatatctatAACATAATACACAAGGCCGTTTAACAATTTCCAACACTTCTGATCTCTTCTCTTCTTTTGATATGCACTGCCaacagccttctttgtacttacccaTTGCCAACACTTCTGATCTTTTCTCGTTTTGATATGCACTGCCaacagccttctttgtacttatcCAATTTCCAACGCTTCTGATCTCTTCTCTTCTTTTGATATGCACTGCCaacagccttctttgtacttacccaTTTCCAACACTTGTGATCTTTTCTCATTTTGATATGCACTGCCaacagccttctttgtacttacccaaTTTCCATTGCTTCTGATCTCTTCACTTCTTTTGATATGCACTGCCaacagccttctttgtacttacccaGTTTCCAACACTTCAGATCTCTTCTCTTCTTTTGATATGTTACTAAACACAGACTTGGCTGTGTACACACCAgtcgtgtatatagcctcagcTAATGAGGGCCAGCTATCTACAAGACATTCATATTTTGGGGCGGAAGGCCAGTATACGGCCACCAAACCTTATCTAAACCTTCCCGTGCTAAGCATGGTTTACAtcaagtatatacatgtatatgggtttttcttatttgaatatttttcttcataaccATACAGTAGTACAGTGATACCAGACAATTTTCCCTCCCTGTTCTTACAATTaagatgtacatatatatagaaagCAATGGCATTGGAGACCCACTTGTATTTAATAGTgttgtaatgtctgtataaaacaCACAGATGTGATGTGGGCTGAATGTCGGTTCATTTTCAGTTCATATTCAGTTCATTTCAGTTTAGgtggcaggatttagctcagtggcttgagtgctcgcctgagtgGAGTGAACTTCAGCGAGCTCTGAcaattgattttcttgagactcgtGTCATAAAgaccatctacaaaaggacgagtgccagaaatattttctagttcaatGATTCTTATAAttttactataattattattaaattcactgcattttatttttgtaccatGAAGTCACTCCTTCTCtcagctgatatatattacatctCTAAAAGGAATGCATGCAGTGTTACATATTATGTGACGTCAGGTACTGTCTTTGCTTAGAGAATGAGTAATCAACAGGTAGGAAAGGGTTTCTACCTCCTAAGCTACTAGACTAATTGCCCAATGAAAAGGGTGCATTACCGTCTAAGGGATGTGCTAGATTTTGTTTCTAGCAGTGCTTTCTGACACCTTTCTACTGGCTGATTGAACTAGAAAACTATTTCTTTCctgacagactgactgactgactgactgactaacaGTACCAGGTCACATGCTGTTTATTCATGCTTTGTCATGTCTTAACACAGGAAATAGACGTGGGTCTGGCTGCTGATGTCGGCACATTGCAGCGATTCCCAAAGATTGTTGGTAACGACAGCCTCACACGCGAACTTGCGTACACTGCCAGGAAATTTTATGCAGATGAGGCTAAACAGATGGGATTTATAAGGTTGGTGGAACAGATCAAGTGAATAAACAGGTCAGATTTATAAGGTTGGTGGAACAGAACAAGTGAATAAACAGATCAGATTTATAAGGTAGGTGGATTGGGATTgggaactctttttacgtgcctatatccaatgaaggttcaggcacacccACCCTGGACTTAGCTTCTGACATAGCTAtgcagtgaccaattccgggacaGGAGGGAAAAGTAGGTGGAGCAAGGGCTGGCTAAACAGATGGGATTTATAAGGTTGGTGGAACAGAGGGTGTGAGTAAACAGATCGGATTTATAAGGTTGGTGGAACAAAGAGTGGGTAAACAGATCAGATTTATAAGGTTGGTGGAACAGAGGGTGTGAGTAAACATCAGATTTATATGGTTGGTGGAACACTGTGTGAGTAAACAGATAAAATTTATAAGGTTGGTGGAACAGAGGGTGTAAGTAAACATCAGATTTATAAGGTTCGTGGAACAAAGGGTGTGAGTTAATAGATCAGATTTATACGGTTGGTGGAACAAAGGGTGTGAGTAAACATTAGATTTATAAGGTTGGAACAAagggcagacctgtcaaccctcccggattctgcaggagtctcccggtatttgatcataTCTCCTGTCGCCAGTGCGGGAGGACAATTTctccttttaaatgacatttttgtaagcataaaaaaaatcgatcctcatttgtcaaaataacataagggaagtaactctgcctttttttctcattcggaaaatgtcgactactttcggtttctgaaaatgtaacaaaccaaattgtcccgactgtttaacctttgccgaagtgagaattgtgggatagcctatttatattgttcaaaaagcacatggagtttataaaatgacgtgttattataatgtttgttgtcatcgtaatgacTACGAAGGTGTTACCGCTAATTCagcaggctgtgtattgacattcagtgttgccatatataaaattatccaatttagttctaataacacctctgaattgtaaaatatcttcccactggattacataatgcaactatgacgaatctgaactgccagactcccgagttgacagcgatacacacgatcgtgacgatgcatgttaaaatcacatgtcacagcaagacaacgaaaagaccaattaactgtataaacatacttgtgtcagttaattttgtatgtttgtgcagtaaaatgttagttataagggtacacttcaagaaattatttttgtacaattaaaaaatgttgtgtttgacattgacataaagttactcacggaaaagGGTATAATtctggtatatttcacacgagtgacgatgtccgtaatgaggttttacaatgtttattgcatcattataatgtttttaaataagtaccacgccaccgttcctcattatagtaaaaatttaatattaattaatacaatttatataaacTTGTCTTTGGTAGCctaccacaaatgataatgtaacgcaacctgtaaggcttaagtgtaataccgtaaatgtactaattaatttttttatttcttgttcatattcttgacattttgggataacatatttttttttttttttaatgccaagatctaaggttaacaagtatatatgacattatatagtattcatataacttattgtaatactgtttttttttaaatcatgcgattttgggttaaattgtgtgaatttaaaaaatctcctgctttttaacaaaatctcctgctttttaacaaaatctcctgctttttcaacacacacctcctgctttctcttgactaaaggttgataGGTCTGACAAAGGGTGTGAGTAAGCATCAGATTTATAAGGTTGGTGGAACAGAAGGTGTGAGTAATCAAATGGAATTTATAAAGTAAGCGGAATAAGGGGGTGGTTAAACCAGTTGGATGTGTGAGGTAGGTGGAGTAGAGGATGGGCTGAA
This DNA window, taken from Gigantopelta aegis isolate Gae_Host chromosome 4, Gae_host_genome, whole genome shotgun sequence, encodes the following:
- the LOC121371953 gene encoding delta(3,5)-Delta(2,4)-dienoyl-CoA isomerase, mitochondrial-like isoform X1, with amino-acid sequence MCSMFVLRTLSKGCVLRSGYNIIRTMCSAETPKFETLQLTRPREFVVQVELSRPEKRNAMNTAFWREMVECFNYLSDDTDCRVVVVSAAGKMFTAGIDLTDLDGLVGTLQSKMDVGRKAFVAKKTIKAYQETFSVIEKCPKPVIAAIHNACIGGGIDMTSACDIRYCSQDAWFQIKEIDVGLAADVGTLQRFPKIVGNDSLTRELAYTARKFYADEAKQMGFISRIFPDKETMVQSALDVASLIASKSPVAVQGTKVSLVFSRDHSVPEGLEHIAMWNQAMLQSEDLMKAAMAQVQKKKATFSKL
- the LOC121371953 gene encoding delta(3,5)-Delta(2,4)-dienoyl-CoA isomerase, mitochondrial-like isoform X2, which gives rise to MCSAETPKFETLQLTRPREFVVQVELSRPEKRNAMNTAFWREMVECFNYLSDDTDCRVVVVSAAGKMFTAGIDLTDLDGLVGTLQSKMDVGRKAFVAKKTIKAYQETFSVIEKCPKPVIAAIHNACIGGGIDMTSACDIRYCSQDAWFQIKEIDVGLAADVGTLQRFPKIVGNDSLTRELAYTARKFYADEAKQMGFISRIFPDKETMVQSALDVASLIASKSPVAVQGTKVSLVFSRDHSVPEGLEHIAMWNQAMLQSEDLMKAAMAQVQKKKATFSKL